In one window of Romboutsia hominis DNA:
- the ruvB gene encoding Holliday junction branch migration DNA helicase RuvB: MYDFEDENRIITSTMKNEDVDIENSLRPKSLDDYLGQEKAKEQLKIFIEAAKSRNEQLDHVLLYGPPGLGKTTLSSIIANEMGVNLRITSGPAIERAGDLAAILTNLNENDVLFIDEIHRINRSVEEVLYPAMEDFCLDIIIGKGPSARSIRLDLPKFTLIGATTRAGMLTNPLRDRFGVISKLDYYTVDELAKIVIRSAEILGATIEEGGAIEIARRSRGTPRIANRLLKRVRDYAQVRADGDITNEVADKALELLGVDSLGLDYVDEKLLMTIIEKFKGGPVGLDTLAASIGEDRNTIEDVYEPYLLQLGFLNRGPRGRVAMPLAYEHLKIPYPTK; this comes from the coding sequence ATGTACGATTTTGAAGATGAAAACAGAATAATTACATCTACCATGAAAAATGAAGATGTAGATATAGAAAATAGCTTAAGACCAAAATCTCTAGATGATTATTTAGGTCAAGAAAAAGCTAAAGAACAGTTAAAAATATTTATAGAGGCTGCAAAGTCTAGAAATGAACAATTAGACCATGTACTATTATATGGACCTCCAGGATTAGGTAAGACAACTTTATCAAGTATAATAGCTAATGAAATGGGTGTTAATCTAAGAATAACATCAGGTCCTGCAATAGAAAGAGCAGGGGATTTAGCTGCAATACTAACTAACTTAAATGAAAATGACGTATTATTCATAGATGAAATACATCGTATAAATAGAAGTGTAGAAGAAGTATTATATCCTGCAATGGAAGATTTTTGTTTGGATATAATAATTGGAAAAGGTCCATCAGCTAGAAGTATAAGACTAGACCTTCCAAAATTTACACTAATAGGAGCTACAACTAGAGCTGGTATGCTTACAAATCCACTAAGAGATAGATTTGGAGTTATATCAAAACTAGATTATTACACTGTTGATGAATTAGCAAAAATAGTCATAAGATCAGCTGAAATATTAGGAGCTACTATAGAGGAAGGTGGTGCAATAGAAATAGCAAGACGTTCTAGAGGAACACCAAGAATAGCAAATAGACTTTTAAAAAGAGTAAGAGACTATGCACAAGTAAGAGCAGATGGAGATATAACTAACGAAGTTGCAGATAAGGCACTAGAACTTTTAGGCGTAGATAGTTTAGGTCTTGACTATGTAGACGAAAAGTTACTTATGACAATAATTGAAAAGTTTAAGGGTGGACCTGTAGGGCTAGATACATTAGCTGCATCAATAGGAGAAGATAGAAATACTATAGAAGATGTATATGAACCTTATTTATTACAATTAGGATTTTTAAATAGAGGGCCAAGGGGAAGGGTGGCAATGCCACTTGCCTATGAGCACCTAAAAATTCCTTACCCTACTAAATAA
- a CDS encoding phosphate-starvation-inducible PsiE family protein, which translates to MKNIDKNNLSLRIAYVFESILAMVVLLAVFLGTIDVLRVIWTAYIVDFHTPVDYGQLNDILGQILLLVIGVELVVMLSLHIPGALLEVLLYAIARKMLLLPKSEGMTEVLLGVIAIAGLFIIRKYLIAKDNSTMNITSIHYEDCEEGQECEECEACRERMKQHNV; encoded by the coding sequence ATGAAAAATATAGATAAAAATAATTTATCTTTAAGAATAGCCTATGTTTTTGAATCAATTTTAGCAATGGTGGTTCTACTTGCTGTATTTTTAGGAACTATAGACGTTTTAAGAGTAATATGGACAGCCTATATAGTAGATTTTCATACACCGGTTGATTATGGTCAACTAAATGATATATTAGGACAGATTTTACTTTTAGTTATAGGGGTAGAGCTTGTAGTAATGTTATCACTTCATATTCCAGGTGCTCTTTTAGAGGTATTACTATATGCAATAGCTAGAAAAATGCTATTACTTCCAAAGAGTGAAGGTATGACAGAAGTATTATTAGGTGTTATAGCAATAGCAGGATTGTTTATTATTAGAAAATACTTAATAGCTAAGGATAACAGTACTATGAATATAACCAGTATTCACTATGAAGACTGTGAAGAAGGTCAAGAATGTGAAGAATGCGAAGCTTGTAGAGAAAGAATGAAGCAACACAACGTATAA
- a CDS encoding DUF2935 domain-containing protein: MINDQKYAILSLELHLFFARIMKEHSIFLAAGFTPKNSDLANEAEHYKREFEKLLSFAVSASNGIIRPNVLQSGEIITNYTLGTEEKTQNLTGIEIDQNITRSESRLRSGNNPNVSANLVNYVGQLNDNAKRLLKGLIGFKERLLDGVLSCNLFTVNYPLLIEHILREAKLYLSLVEDLDNRVDIDSKDARETELFWDQIMMEHALFIRGLLDPSENNLIETADEFADDFEDLIEDAKNMMNATINSITNKTLNQTIQLRNFKQAGTEGIASCKIRSIILPLLGDHVLREANHYIRLLQSYQNM, translated from the coding sequence ATGATAAACGATCAAAAGTATGCTATTTTATCGCTTGAATTACATCTATTTTTTGCAAGAATAATGAAGGAGCACTCTATTTTTTTAGCGGCCGGATTTACACCTAAAAACTCAGACCTTGCTAATGAGGCAGAACATTACAAAAGGGAATTTGAAAAATTACTATCATTTGCAGTGAGTGCTAGTAATGGAATAATTAGACCTAATGTCTTACAATCTGGAGAAATTATTACTAACTATACATTAGGTACAGAAGAAAAGACACAAAATTTAACAGGAATAGAAATAGACCAAAATATAACTAGATCAGAATCAAGGCTACGTAGTGGAAATAATCCTAATGTTAGCGCTAATTTAGTAAATTATGTAGGTCAACTTAATGACAATGCAAAGAGATTACTTAAGGGACTTATTGGTTTTAAGGAAAGATTATTAGATGGAGTATTATCTTGTAACTTGTTTACAGTTAACTACCCATTACTTATTGAACATATACTTCGTGAGGCAAAATTATATCTTTCATTAGTGGAAGATCTTGATAATAGAGTTGATATTGATTCTAAAGATGCTAGAGAAACAGAGTTATTCTGGGATCAAATAATGATGGAACATGCACTATTTATAAGGGGACTACTTGATCCTTCTGAAAATAACTTAATTGAAACTGCAGATGAATTTGCAGATGATTTTGAGGATTTAATAGAAGATGCAAAAAATATGATGAATGCAACGATAAATAGTATTACAAATAAAACATTAAATCAAACTATTCAACTTAGAAACTTCAAACAAGCAGGAACAGAGGGGATTGCAAGTTGTAAAATAAGATCTATAATACTTCCACTTCTTGGAGATCATGTATTAAGAGAAGCTAATCATTATATAAGATTATTACAATCTTACCAAAACATGTAA
- a CDS encoding ferredoxin, which produces MKAVVDKDTCISCGLCPSICPEVFSMDDDGKAVAISGEVPEGEQDASKEAEESCPVDAISVD; this is translated from the coding sequence ATGAAAGCAGTAGTAGACAAAGATACATGTATATCATGTGGCCTATGTCCAAGTATATGTCCAGAAGTATTTTCAATGGACGATGATGGAAAAGCAGTAGCAATAAGTGGCGAAGTTCCAGAAGGTGAACAAGATGCATCTAAAGAAGCTGAAGAAAGCTGTCCAGTTGATGCAATAAGCGTAGACTAA
- a CDS encoding sulfite exporter TauE/SafE family protein produces the protein MLYLIGFLGGIIGGMGMGGGTILIPALILFLNIDPKIAQSINLLSSIPMTIFALMVHIKNKNTILKLIIPIATFGVIGAVIGSLVANHLSSELLRKIFGVFLLSIGCLEIYKGIKCPPKSCKCSFKKIKK, from the coding sequence TTGCTGTATTTAATAGGATTTTTAGGTGGGATAATAGGTGGAATGGGTATGGGCGGCGGAACTATTTTAATACCAGCCCTAATCTTATTCCTAAATATTGATCCAAAGATAGCTCAAAGCATAAACTTACTTTCTTCAATTCCAATGACAATATTTGCATTAATGGTTCATATAAAAAATAAAAACACTATTTTAAAACTTATAATTCCAATTGCAACCTTCGGTGTTATTGGTGCTGTTATTGGTTCTCTAGTAGCTAACCACCTTTCATCAGAACTACTTAGAAAAATATTTGGAGTATTCCTTTTATCCATAGGATGTTTAGAGATTTACAAAGGTATAAAATGCCCTCCTAAATCTTGTAAATGTAGTTTTAAGAAAATAAAAAAATGA
- the nadE gene encoding NAD(+) synthase: MKDIKLKIDKTVEWLREKVKEANSKGLIVGVSGGIDSAVVAYLIKKAFPENSMGVIMSIKSNPNDREDALKVINGCGIEFLDLDLTQPQDLILSTVINSLKEKNLYKEDYLKMTDANLRARVRMSTVYTVANNLGYLVVGTDNAAEIHTGYFTKYGDGGVDLVPLSNLTKKEVYEWAKVLGVHKDVINKAPSAGLWEGQTDENEMGTTYDMIDAVVEGRLDEVPQKDKEIIDRLHRVSEHKRHTPAGPPKF; encoded by the coding sequence ATGAAAGATATAAAGTTAAAGATAGACAAAACTGTAGAGTGGTTAAGGGAAAAAGTTAAGGAAGCTAATAGTAAAGGCTTAATTGTTGGAGTATCTGGTGGGATAGATTCAGCTGTAGTAGCTTACCTTATAAAAAAAGCATTTCCTGAAAATTCTATGGGTGTAATAATGAGCATAAAAAGCAATCCAAATGATAGAGAAGATGCCCTTAAAGTTATAAATGGATGTGGTATAGAATTTCTTGACTTAGATTTAACACAGCCGCAAGATTTAATATTAAGTACAGTAATAAATTCTCTTAAAGAAAAGAATTTATATAAAGAAGATTATTTAAAAATGACAGATGCAAATTTAAGAGCGAGAGTTAGAATGAGTACTGTATATACAGTGGCAAACAATTTAGGATACTTAGTAGTAGGAACAGATAATGCGGCGGAAATACATACAGGTTACTTCACAAAATATGGAGATGGAGGAGTAGATTTAGTGCCGTTATCAAACCTTACTAAAAAAGAAGTATACGAGTGGGCAAAAGTATTAGGCGTACATAAAGATGTAATAAATAAGGCACCATCAGCAGGTCTTTGGGAAGGACAAACTGATGAAAATGAAATGGGTACGACTTATGATATGATAGATGCAGTAGTGGAAGGAAGGTTAGATGAAGTTCCACAAAAAGATAAGGAAATAATCGACAGACTTCACAGAGTGAGTGAGCATAAAAGACACACGCCAGCAGGTCCTCCTAAGTTCTAA
- the ruvA gene encoding Holliday junction branch migration protein RuvA has product MYSYIKGTIEEIYLDHIVIDNNNIGYKINASSNTIKDLEIGSMAKIYTKLIVREDDMSLCGFSTKEEMHMFELLTSVSKIGPKVGLGILSFATPGQLGAYILSEDIAKMSKAPGVGKKTAERIILELKDKVDKNNIEFEPTLLTQAPVAISKDEAVDALLALGYSSAEAKEAVDKCKKDGLNTEDIIKKSLTYLMSKALR; this is encoded by the coding sequence ATGTATAGTTATATAAAAGGAACAATAGAAGAAATATATTTAGACCATATAGTAATAGATAATAATAATATAGGATATAAAATAAATGCATCATCAAACACTATAAAAGATTTAGAAATAGGAAGTATGGCAAAGATATATACAAAACTTATAGTAAGAGAAGATGATATGAGTCTTTGTGGATTTTCAACAAAAGAAGAAATGCATATGTTTGAATTATTAACATCTGTATCAAAAATAGGTCCTAAAGTTGGACTTGGTATATTATCTTTTGCAACACCAGGACAATTAGGAGCCTATATATTAAGTGAAGATATAGCAAAAATGTCTAAAGCACCAGGTGTAGGTAAAAAGACAGCTGAAAGAATAATACTTGAGTTAAAAGATAAAGTAGATAAAAATAATATAGAATTTGAGCCAACTCTACTTACGCAAGCTCCAGTTGCTATATCAAAAGACGAAGCAGTAGATGCATTACTTGCTCTTGGGTACTCAAGTGCTGAGGCAAAGGAAGCAGTAGATAAATGTAAAAAAGACGGACTTAATACAGAAGACATAATAAAGAAATCACTAACATATCTAATGAGTAAGGCATTAAGATAA
- a CDS encoding HEAT repeat domain-containing protein produces MNISWDNIGNLEDHYITYLLYKESKTVSQISKIRNISVTEVNDQLIKAKLEIKSMLKEKIELSKDIIDKFLGKNKNDRLDFISSLSEENLIDFKRKLYKRILTEKNAEDLMILIWTTGELKDDRFLKLLHPLTSHRHSDVRRITYSALRKIESPKSREYLQRGLYDTNPQTRQYCAKALAKIGNENSLKMLKQLKSKKQFEKDYVLRAYEDAIYNLENIDK; encoded by the coding sequence ATGAATATAAGTTGGGACAATATAGGCAACTTAGAGGACCATTATATAACTTATCTTCTATACAAAGAATCTAAAACAGTTTCTCAAATCAGTAAAATAAGAAATATATCAGTTACAGAGGTAAATGACCAATTAATAAAGGCAAAGCTAGAAATAAAATCAATGTTAAAAGAAAAAATTGAGTTATCAAAAGACATAATAGACAAATTTTTAGGGAAAAACAAAAATGACAGATTAGATTTTATAAGTAGCCTAAGTGAAGAAAATTTAATAGACTTTAAAAGAAAGCTATACAAAAGAATACTGACAGAAAAAAATGCAGAAGACTTAATGATATTGATTTGGACAACAGGAGAGCTAAAGGATGATAGGTTCCTAAAATTACTACATCCTCTTACAAGTCATAGACATTCGGACGTAAGAAGGATAACATATTCAGCCCTTAGGAAGATAGAATCACCTAAAAGTAGAGAGTACTTACAAAGGGGATTATATGATACCAATCCTCAAACTAGACAATACTGTGCAAAAGCACTTGCTAAAATTGGAAATGAAAATAGCTTAAAGATGTTAAAACAACTAAAAAGCAAAAAACAATTTGAGAAAGACTACGTATTAAGAGCATATGAAGACGCTATTTATAATTTAGAAAATATAGATAAATAA
- the ruvC gene encoding crossover junction endodeoxyribonuclease RuvC: protein MIILGIDPGIAIVGFGIIEYKNSKFRVIDYGAVTTPAGMDTLKRLELVYKGIDLIIKKYNVDEVGIEELFFNKNVKTAISVAQARGVTMLACAHNNKPVYEYTPLQVKQGVVGYGRAQKAQVQQMVTSFLNLKAVPKPDDVADALAVAICHAHANRLEKTLKNIGGKYV from the coding sequence TTGATAATACTAGGCATAGACCCAGGAATAGCAATAGTTGGGTTTGGAATAATAGAGTATAAAAATTCGAAATTTAGAGTAATAGATTATGGAGCAGTTACAACTCCTGCAGGAATGGATACATTAAAAAGATTAGAACTTGTTTATAAAGGAATTGATTTAATAATAAAAAAATACAATGTAGATGAAGTTGGAATAGAGGAATTGTTCTTTAATAAAAATGTTAAGACGGCTATAAGTGTAGCACAAGCTAGAGGAGTAACCATGCTTGCTTGTGCACACAATAATAAGCCTGTATATGAATACACACCTCTTCAGGTTAAACAAGGTGTAGTAGGATATGGAAGGGCACAAAAGGCACAGGTTCAGCAAATGGTAACTTCATTTTTAAACCTAAAAGCAGTACCAAAGCCAGATGACGTAGCAGATGCTTTAGCAGTTGCAATATGTCATGCTCATGCCAATAGATTGGAAAAAACATTAAAAAATATAGGGGGTAAGTATGTATAG
- a CDS encoding sulfite exporter TauE/SafE family protein, which yields MKNKHFDFNIKNTLIGLITGFINGVFGSGGGTLLVPILNNILKVEEHKSHATALAIIVFLTSASSVVYISNGTYDLELTFKVAVGSVIGGILGAKLLCKVTGRFLRISFGLIMIIASLRMVF from the coding sequence ATGAAAAATAAACATTTTGATTTTAATATTAAAAATACATTAATAGGTCTTATAACAGGGTTTATAAATGGGGTATTTGGATCTGGAGGAGGTACTTTATTAGTTCCTATATTAAACAACATATTAAAGGTTGAAGAACACAAGTCCCATGCTACTGCATTGGCGATAATAGTTTTTCTTACAAGTGCAAGTTCTGTTGTATATATTTCTAATGGTACCTATGATCTTGAGCTTACATTTAAAGTGGCTGTAGGAAGTGTTATCGGTGGAATATTAGGAGCCAAGCTTTTGTGTAAAGTAACCGGGCGTTTTTTACGGATTTCATTTGGGCTTATTATGATTATTGCATCTTTAAGGATGGTGTTTTAG
- a CDS encoding YebC/PmpR family DNA-binding transcriptional regulator, translated as MGRIGNIINRKGKQDAKRAKIFTKHARAIAVAAKEGGGDPEYNATLKTAIEKAKADNMPNDNIDRAIAKGAGGGANENYETIVYEGYGPGGVAVIVEALTDNKNRTAGNVRYYFDKNGGNLGTSGCVSFMFDKKGQMLIEATDEVSEEELMDAALEAGAEDFITEEDGFEVITAPEDFTAVRDELQAKGYEFISAEVKLIPQTTTVLTDEEQLKFMEKLVDMLEEDDDVQSIAHNWEIEE; from the coding sequence ATGGGACGTATAGGAAACATAATAAATAGAAAAGGTAAGCAAGATGCCAAAAGAGCAAAGATATTCACTAAGCATGCTAGAGCAATAGCTGTTGCAGCTAAAGAAGGTGGAGGAGATCCAGAATACAATGCTACTTTAAAAACTGCTATAGAAAAAGCTAAAGCTGATAATATGCCAAACGACAACATAGATAGAGCTATAGCTAAAGGAGCAGGCGGTGGAGCTAACGAGAACTATGAGACTATAGTTTATGAAGGATACGGACCAGGTGGAGTTGCTGTTATAGTTGAAGCTTTAACAGACAACAAAAACAGAACTGCTGGTAACGTAAGATATTATTTTGATAAAAACGGTGGAAACTTAGGAACTAGCGGATGTGTATCATTTATGTTCGATAAAAAAGGACAAATGTTAATAGAAGCCACTGATGAAGTTTCAGAAGAAGAATTAATGGATGCTGCTCTAGAAGCTGGTGCAGAAGACTTCATAACAGAAGAAGATGGATTTGAAGTAATAACAGCTCCAGAAGACTTTACAGCTGTAAGAGATGAGTTACAAGCTAAGGGATATGAATTTATATCTGCTGAGGTAAAATTAATACCTCAAACTACAACAGTATTAACTGATGAAGAACAATTAAAGTTCATGGAAAAATTAGTTGATATGTTAGAAGAAGATGATGATGTTCAATCTATAGCTCATAACTGGGAAATCGAAGAATAA
- the queA gene encoding tRNA preQ1(34) S-adenosylmethionine ribosyltransferase-isomerase QueA, with amino-acid sequence MKTSDFYFDLPEELIAQVPIKDRSSSKLMVLDRESGEIEHKIFKDVINYLNPGDCLVLNNTRVIPARLIGEKLDTGGKIEFLLLKRTEEDTWQALVKPGKRAKVGAKFSFGNGKLIGEVVGLAEEGSRIIKFYYEGIFEEVLDELGNMPLPPYITERLEERERYQTVYSKHNGSAAAPTAGLHFTQELLSEIKAKGVDIAFVTLHVGLGTFRPVKVEDVLNHEMHSEFYMVDKEAADKINKAKANGKKVICVGTTSCRTVESASSEDGVVQESSGWTNIFIYPGYKFKVVDRLITNFHLPESTLIMLVSALCGKDKTLNAYNVAVEEKYRFFSFGDAMIIK; translated from the coding sequence TTGAAGACAAGTGATTTTTACTTTGACCTACCAGAAGAATTAATAGCGCAAGTACCTATAAAGGATAGATCAAGCTCAAAGCTTATGGTCTTAGATAGAGAAAGCGGAGAAATTGAGCATAAGATATTTAAAGATGTAATAAATTATTTAAATCCAGGAGATTGCTTAGTTCTTAACAATACTAGAGTTATACCAGCTAGATTGATAGGAGAAAAACTTGATACTGGAGGAAAAATAGAATTTCTTTTACTTAAAAGAACAGAAGAGGATACTTGGCAAGCTCTAGTTAAGCCAGGTAAAAGAGCTAAGGTAGGAGCTAAATTCTCTTTTGGAAATGGAAAGCTAATAGGAGAAGTAGTGGGACTTGCTGAAGAGGGTTCTAGAATAATAAAGTTTTATTATGAAGGAATATTTGAAGAAGTTTTAGATGAACTAGGAAATATGCCACTTCCTCCATATATAACAGAAAGATTAGAAGAGAGAGAAAGATATCAAACTGTATATTCAAAACACAATGGTTCAGCGGCAGCACCAACAGCAGGGTTACACTTTACACAAGAGCTACTTAGTGAGATAAAAGCAAAAGGTGTAGATATAGCATTTGTTACTCTTCATGTTGGCCTTGGAACTTTTAGACCAGTAAAAGTAGAAGATGTATTAAATCATGAGATGCACTCTGAGTTTTATATGGTAGATAAAGAGGCAGCTGACAAAATAAATAAAGCAAAAGCTAATGGAAAGAAAGTTATATGTGTTGGAACTACTAGCTGTAGAACTGTAGAGTCTGCAAGTAGTGAAGATGGAGTTGTACAAGAGTCTAGTGGATGGACTAATATATTTATATACCCAGGATATAAGTTTAAGGTAGTAGATAGACTTATAACTAACTTCCACTTACCAGAGTCAACTTTAATAATGTTAGTAAGTGCTTTATGTGGAAAAGACAAAACATTAAATGCATATAATGTTGCAGTTGAAGAAAAATATAGATTCTTTAGTTTCGGAGATGCCATGATTATAAAATAG
- a CDS encoding YigZ family protein, producing the protein MSTYKTLHEFGMDEVIIEKSTFIGYAKPIKTEEEAVEFINEIKKKHKDATHNVWAYTVGKSMNIQRYSDDGEPQGTAGIPSLEVIKKEDLRDVVVVVTRYFGGVKLGAGGLVRAYTKGAKIGLEAGKIIDKVMYKEVRIKIDYNQLGKIQNEIMNMGYFVKDTIYEDSVEMIVYSRLNEVDALTSRMTDITSATADITLGEEFYLSEKDGQIII; encoded by the coding sequence ATGAGTACATACAAAACATTGCATGAATTTGGAATGGATGAAGTTATAATAGAAAAATCAACTTTTATAGGGTATGCAAAGCCTATAAAAACAGAAGAAGAAGCAGTAGAATTTATAAACGAAATAAAGAAAAAGCATAAGGATGCAACTCACAATGTGTGGGCATATACAGTGGGAAAAAGTATGAACATACAAAGATATAGTGATGATGGAGAGCCGCAAGGAACAGCAGGAATACCAAGCTTAGAAGTTATAAAAAAAGAAGACTTAAGGGATGTGGTAGTTGTTGTTACTAGATACTTTGGAGGAGTTAAGCTAGGTGCAGGAGGACTTGTTAGAGCATATACTAAAGGTGCTAAGATAGGCCTTGAAGCTGGTAAAATTATAGATAAGGTTATGTATAAAGAGGTTAGAATAAAGATAGATTACAATCAACTTGGAAAAATACAAAATGAGATAATGAACATGGGGTATTTTGTAAAAGATACTATTTATGAAGATAGTGTTGAGATGATAGTTTATTCAAGACTTAATGAGGTTGATGCACTTACATCAAGAATGACAGATATAACTAGTGCTACGGCAGATATAACATTAGGTGAGGAATTTTATTTATCAGAAAAAGATGGTCAAATAATAATTTAG
- a CDS encoding DUF1540 domain-containing protein, protein MSSVNCNVINCSHNDSGMCYANKIAVNGKKSHTSTHTCCSSFVESSDNLSSSNNDHPCSFIGCNVKTCTHNAGVICALNNIAVTSKTPRPNELSETYCSSFKCK, encoded by the coding sequence ATGTCTAGTGTAAACTGTAATGTAATAAATTGTTCACATAATGATAGCGGAATGTGTTATGCAAATAAAATTGCTGTTAATGGCAAAAAATCTCATACAAGCACTCATACTTGTTGTAGTTCCTTTGTAGAGTCTAGTGATAACTTATCTAGTTCTAATAATGATCATCCATGTTCATTTATAGGATGTAATGTTAAAACATGTACTCATAATGCAGGTGTCATATGTGCACTTAATAATATAGCTGTTACTTCTAAAACGCCTAGACCAAATGAGTTATCTGAAACATATTGTTCTAGTTTTAAATGCAAATAA
- a CDS encoding NUDIX domain-containing protein: protein MIVRHCAGGVVFYANKVLLIKNDRGEWTLPKGKIFNGELKTESAILSVKQETGVEGKVLGVAGDSMYEFFSRSRQQQVCNSVTWYIMETSDTSCVLNKELLDGGFFKVKDAIEQLTHKKEKSLVEISYKKYKELKKEVVETSASI from the coding sequence ATGATAGTAAGACATTGTGCTGGTGGAGTAGTATTTTATGCAAATAAGGTTCTTTTGATAAAAAACGATAGAGGAGAATGGACACTTCCAAAAGGTAAAATATTTAATGGTGAACTAAAAACAGAAAGTGCAATATTAAGTGTAAAGCAAGAAACAGGTGTAGAAGGAAAAGTTTTAGGGGTAGCCGGAGATAGTATGTATGAATTTTTCTCTAGAAGCAGACAACAACAAGTATGCAACTCAGTTACTTGGTATATAATGGAAACATCAGATACTAGTTGTGTATTAAATAAAGAATTATTAGATGGTGGATTCTTTAAGGTAAAGGATGCTATAGAACAACTAACACATAAAAAGGAAAAATCATTAGTAGAAATATCTTATAAAAAGTACAAAGAATTAAAAAAAGAAGTAGTTGAAACTAGTGCAAGTATATAA